A single region of the Neodiprion pinetum isolate iyNeoPine1 chromosome 5, iyNeoPine1.2, whole genome shotgun sequence genome encodes:
- the LOC124219474 gene encoding uncharacterized protein, with translation MMKFATALCLLVTVTGIHGSSLSTVMKEELNEVVTQIEEYQTKLETIITNIEESSKSAISSANSTIYAVAAEYQAAYDSLVENVSGDVSSCETAFSSASSKGKSILANATTCINNVEALAQTDANTFKAKLNNVTSSVKNLLDEVSDCDADSIFTFWSCVATIDTEMVSDMSNWSTILSDVATFMTEITDFADEFSVCSETAGVATYATDMKAAYETAEECVSEVTSES, from the exons atgatgaaattcgcAACTGCGTTGTGCCTTCTGGTCACCGTTACC GGTATCCACGGGTCGAGTCTATCTACGGTAATGAAGGAGGAGTTGAATGAGGTAGTGACCCAAATTGAGGAGTATCAGACTAAGCTGGAAACCATAATAACAAATATAGAGGAAAGTAGCAAATCAGCAATCAGCTCAGCAAACAGCACAATATATGCGGTGGCTGCAGAG TATCAAGCGGCTTACGATTCCTTGGTTGAGAATGTATCTGGAGATGTAAGCTCGTGCGAAACGGCGTTTTCGAGTGCGTCGAGCAAAGGTAAATCAATTTTGGCCAATGCAACCACATGCATCAACAACGTGGAGGCTCTGGCTCAAACTGATGCGAACACCTTCAAGGCCAAGCTCAACAATGTGACGTCCAGTGTCAAGAACCTCTTGGACGAAGTTTCTGACTGCGACGCTGACAGTATCTTTACGTTCTGGTCTTGTGTCGCAACG ATCGACACGGAGATGGTCTCTGACATGAGCAATTGGTCAACCATCCTTTCTGACGTGGCTACTTTCATGACGGAAATAACCGACTTTGCGGATGAATTCTCAGTGTGCAGCGAAACGGCCGGAGTCGCAACCTACGCGACTGATATGAAGGCGGCGTACGAAACAGCAGAGGAATGTGTATCAGAAGTGACGTCGGAATCTTAA